One Clostridium novyi NT genomic window carries:
- a CDS encoding MATE family efflux transporter, which translates to MLNRSIIKDVLGLSFPVVCEMLIFTLTSVFSLMMVGNFGGNESVAAVGLGNGIIFTFADILVSEGICIGIAPFVAKNMGARKYNVVEEYATVGFVLGLVISFFTSYLIFTFSEEILTILGAKGDILISSCSFTKVTSIAIFFYMITNVIYSILRAIGNTYCPFIISSITALIKILLDIVLIFGLIIKPLGILGAAISSVISQFIGFFITLFYIIFKSKVKLKFRYMFSLNLKKIKELLFLSIPSGMEEGTYSIGKLIGNYIVMYTGIVSFASHQITNSIYCISDMIGFAFTTATTSLVGIKRGARHYNEANEYVKNAKFCAVFIMIIIAIVIFIVPEKIVDLFTGEGENNVIYIASRCLVISAVSFPTLSIFAVYSGALKGMGDTKSSFVISLISSWIVALPLTFYCIRILKLPVYYAWYINVLQSFTETILIVIWYNYTIRK; encoded by the coding sequence ATGTTGAATAGGTCTATAATAAAAGATGTGTTGGGTTTATCCTTTCCTGTAGTTTGTGAAATGCTAATTTTTACTTTAACTTCAGTTTTTAGCCTTATGATGGTTGGAAATTTTGGTGGAAATGAATCTGTAGCAGCTGTAGGACTGGGAAATGGTATTATATTTACTTTTGCAGATATATTAGTTTCAGAAGGAATTTGCATAGGAATAGCACCATTTGTAGCTAAAAATATGGGTGCGAGAAAGTATAACGTTGTTGAGGAATACGCAACAGTGGGATTTGTTTTAGGATTAGTAATCTCTTTTTTTACTTCTTACTTAATATTTACATTTTCGGAAGAAATTTTAACCATTTTGGGAGCAAAAGGTGATATATTAATAAGTAGTTGTAGTTTTACTAAAGTTACATCAATAGCTATATTTTTTTATATGATAACCAATGTAATATATTCTATACTAAGAGCAATAGGAAATACATATTGTCCATTTATTATATCTTCAATTACTGCACTAATTAAAATACTTTTAGATATTGTATTAATTTTTGGATTAATAATAAAACCACTTGGAATTTTAGGGGCTGCAATATCTTCTGTAATATCTCAATTTATAGGATTTTTTATTACTTTATTTTATATTATTTTTAAATCAAAGGTTAAGCTAAAATTTAGATATATGTTTTCTTTAAATTTAAAAAAGATAAAGGAATTATTATTTTTATCAATTCCATCTGGTATGGAAGAAGGGACTTATAGCATAGGAAAACTCATAGGAAATTATATTGTCATGTATACGGGGATAGTTTCTTTTGCATCTCATCAAATAACAAATTCAATTTACTGTATTTCAGATATGATTGGATTTGCTTTTACCACAGCAACGACTTCACTAGTTGGTATAAAAAGAGGTGCTAGACATTATAATGAAGCTAATGAATATGTAAAAAATGCTAAGTTTTGCGCTGTATTTATTATGATTATAATAGCAATTGTAATTTTTATAGTCCCAGAAAAAATAGTAGATTTATTTACCGGAGAAGGGGAGAATAATGTTATATATATTGCTTCAAGGTGTCTTGTAATTTCAGCAGTTTCTTTTCCTACATTATCAATATTTGCTGTGTACTCTGGAGCATTAAAAGGTATGGGCGATACAAAAAGCTCATTTGTAATATCTTTAATATCCAGTTGGATTGTGGCACTTCCTTTAACTTTTTACTGTATACGTATTTTAAAATTGCCTGTTTATTATGCATGGTATATTAATGTTTTGCAGTCTTTTACGGAAACTATATTAATAGTTATATGGTACAACTATACTATAAGGAAGTAA
- the thiF gene encoding sulfur carrier protein ThiS adenylyltransferase ThiF, with product MKEKRITREQMEKTLIERHGQAVQDKLKNSVVGIAGIGGLGSNVALSLARIGIGKLIIADFDVVEMSNLNRQQYFINQLGMKKVDALEEVINNCNPFVDIEKNDVFLTKDNIEEIFKEADIIVEACDRAEVKATITNTVLTKMRQKKLVIASGMAGYYTGNTIVSKKLRDNLYFVGDGENESKPGSGLMAPRVAIAANHQANTVVRIILGEE from the coding sequence ATGAAAGAGAAGAGAATAACAAGAGAACAAATGGAAAAGACACTTATAGAAAGACATGGACAAGCTGTACAGGATAAATTAAAAAATTCTGTTGTGGGTATTGCAGGTATAGGTGGACTTGGTTCAAATGTTGCATTATCTTTAGCTAGAATAGGAATTGGAAAGCTTATAATAGCTGATTTTGATGTAGTTGAAATGAGCAATTTAAATCGTCAGCAGTATTTTATAAATCAATTGGGAATGAAAAAGGTAGATGCATTAGAAGAAGTTATAAATAATTGCAATCCTTTTGTGGACATTGAAAAGAATGATGTGTTTTTGACAAAAGACAATATAGAAGAAATTTTTAAGGAAGCAGATATTATCGTTGAAGCCTGTGATAGAGCAGAAGTGAAAGCCACAATAACCAATACAGTTTTAACAAAGATGAGACAGAAAAAGCTTGTAATTGCATCAGGAATGGCAGGATATTACACAGGAAACACAATAGTATCTAAAAAGCTTAGAGATAATTTATATTTTGTTGGTGATGGAGAAAATGAATCAAAACCTGGCTCAGGACTTATGGCACCAAGAGTTGCTATAGCTGCAAATCATCAAGCAAATACAGTAGTTAGAATAATACTAGGAGAAGAATAA
- a CDS encoding thiamine phosphate synthase, with amino-acid sequence MTLFKGGIQILYIVTNRKLVQNEEFYDVIERVAKNKVDYLALREKDLNDEELFSLAKDIKIITDKYNVPLIINGNLKVAEDINAYGCQLSYNVLMESSLWKKSKLKVGASVHSLEEAINAEKAGADYIVAGHIFETDCKKGLKGRGLNFVSNISNHINIPLIAIGGINENNASSVIKAGASGVAIMSTAMRKDNVHKIEEILYKIRT; translated from the coding sequence ATGACACTATTTAAGGGGGGGATTCAAATACTTTATATAGTTACCAATAGAAAACTTGTACAAAATGAAGAGTTTTATGACGTAATTGAAAGAGTGGCAAAAAATAAGGTAGACTATTTAGCATTAAGAGAAAAAGATTTAAATGATGAGGAATTGTTTAGTTTAGCAAAAGATATAAAAATAATTACTGATAAGTATAATGTACCACTTATTATAAATGGAAATTTAAAAGTTGCAGAAGATATAAATGCATATGGATGTCAGCTTAGCTATAATGTATTAATGGAATCAAGTCTATGGAAAAAATCAAAACTAAAAGTAGGGGCATCAGTACATAGTTTAGAAGAAGCCATAAATGCAGAAAAAGCAGGAGCAGATTATATAGTGGCAGGTCATATCTTTGAAACAGATTGTAAAAAGGGACTAAAGGGAAGAGGACTAAATTTTGTTTCAAATATAAGTAATCATATAAATATACCCTTAATTGCTATTGGAGGTATAAATGAAAATAATGCATCCAGTGTTATTAAGGCAGGAGCAAGTGGAGTTGCTATAATGTCAACTGCAATGAGAAAAGACAACGTTCACAAAATTGAAGAAATACTCTATAAAATAAGAACATAG
- a CDS encoding amidase domain-containing protein yields MKFRLYKNLKIIFLPAIIFAIFLSSTLGLMSYNIAYAETKNTYDKKEIEERVNTIFNARCKSFVTHDLPSLKQYFDTSQKYGVWGLEHEVKRVKYLRDWSYQRQMKFTDVTSTVNIRKISPCYHGVKINAQEVYKFNYIYTNDETPVTNTFGVSLDHSLVLTKKNNDWVVYNDWYLDCFEDALKAYSGEIKDLSKEPIKKPVFKLGKCPKKKELVNEKRYHRKNAVEYANKYCGVPFGSGNNLSHNKKYRNYTGSGGDCTNFASQVLGDKDAGNLRHDYTWNCSNRKYGYNEGTQAWVNADAFKNYVLYSGKGKLIKRGTFQSINKGLEDYPCGYVQKLNYGDLICYAIKSDVDHFAIVTDFDSHGYPMINCHTVSRYHVPWDLGWGDDKISFYLIHVR; encoded by the coding sequence ATGAAATTCAGGCTATATAAAAACCTTAAAATAATATTTTTACCAGCTATAATATTTGCCATTTTTCTATCTAGTACCTTAGGATTAATGAGTTACAACATCGCCTATGCTGAGACTAAAAATACTTATGACAAAAAAGAAATAGAAGAACGAGTAAACACTATATTTAATGCGAGGTGTAAATCATTTGTCACCCATGACCTTCCTAGTCTTAAACAATATTTTGATACTTCTCAGAAGTATGGAGTATGGGGACTTGAACATGAAGTAAAAAGAGTAAAATATCTTAGAGACTGGTCTTATCAAAGACAAATGAAATTTACGGATGTAACTTCAACTGTAAATATAAGAAAAATTTCACCATGTTATCATGGAGTAAAGATTAATGCTCAAGAAGTTTATAAGTTTAATTATATTTACACTAATGATGAAACCCCTGTCACTAATACCTTTGGAGTTTCACTGGATCATTCACTTGTACTTACTAAAAAAAATAACGATTGGGTTGTTTATAATGATTGGTACTTAGATTGTTTTGAAGACGCTCTTAAAGCTTATTCTGGAGAGATAAAAGATTTAAGTAAAGAACCTATTAAAAAACCAGTATTTAAACTTGGAAAATGTCCAAAGAAAAAAGAACTAGTTAACGAAAAAAGATATCATAGAAAAAATGCTGTAGAATATGCTAATAAATATTGTGGCGTACCTTTTGGAAGCGGAAATAATTTGTCACATAACAAAAAGTATAGAAACTACACTGGCTCTGGTGGTGATTGTACCAACTTTGCATCTCAAGTTCTTGGAGATAAAGATGCCGGTAATTTAAGACATGACTACACTTGGAACTGTTCTAATCGTAAATATGGCTATAATGAAGGAACACAAGCTTGGGTAAATGCAGACGCCTTTAAAAACTATGTTTTGTATAGTGGAAAAGGTAAGCTAATAAAACGTGGAACCTTTCAATCTATAAATAAAGGACTAGAAGATTATCCTTGTGGATATGTTCAAAAATTAAATTATGGAGATCTAATATGCTATGCAATTAAGAGTGATGTAGATCACTTTGCTATAGTTACTGATTTTGATTCACATGGATATCCTATGATAAATTGTCATACTGTAAGTAGATATCATGTTCCTTGGGATTTAGGATGGGGAGATGATAAGATAAGCTTTTATTTAATTCATGTACGTTAG
- a CDS encoding pyrimidine-nucleoside phosphorylase: MRMYDLIMKKRDGGELTTEEIKFFVDGFTKGEIPDYQVSAMMMAIYFQKMNKRETADLTRAMFESGEVIDLSAINGIKVDKHSTGGVGDTTTIVLAPLVAAVGVPVAKMSGRGLGHTGGTLDKLESFPGLSVEMPIEKFINNVNKLKIAVAGQTANLAPADKKLYALRDVTATVDNMSLIASSIMSKKIASGADAIVLDVKTGSGAFMKTEENSFALAQEMVDIGNHVGRNTIGVITDMDQPLGYAVGNALEIKEAIDTLKGEGPEDLTELCLTLGSHMVVLGGKAKDAKEARAMLEEVIKNGKGIEKLKEFVAAQGGNPNSVDDTSLLPSASIVEPVLATEDGYVKAIKADDVGIAALVLGAGRETKESEIDLGVGLVLHKKIGDFVKKGEAIATIYANDEGKQKESEKRLRAAYTFVGEKVETKKLIRGIVTKDGIEKF, encoded by the coding sequence ATGAGAATGTATGATCTTATTATGAAAAAAAGAGATGGCGGAGAACTTACAACAGAAGAAATTAAGTTCTTTGTCGATGGATTTACAAAAGGTGAAATTCCAGATTATCAAGTATCAGCTATGATGATGGCTATATACTTTCAAAAAATGAATAAAAGAGAAACAGCTGATTTAACAAGAGCTATGTTTGAAAGCGGAGAAGTAATTGACCTTTCAGCTATAAACGGAATAAAAGTAGATAAACATAGTACTGGTGGAGTTGGAGATACAACTACAATAGTTCTTGCACCACTTGTTGCAGCAGTTGGTGTTCCAGTTGCCAAAATGTCAGGTAGAGGACTAGGCCACACTGGCGGAACTTTAGATAAGTTAGAATCCTTCCCAGGACTATCAGTAGAAATGCCTATTGAAAAGTTTATAAACAACGTAAATAAGTTAAAAATAGCTGTTGCAGGTCAAACAGCAAATCTTGCACCAGCAGATAAAAAATTATATGCACTTCGTGATGTTACTGCAACTGTTGACAACATGTCATTAATAGCATCAAGTATCATGAGTAAAAAGATAGCATCTGGAGCAGACGCTATAGTCCTTGATGTAAAAACAGGTAGTGGAGCATTTATGAAAACTGAAGAAAATTCATTTGCACTTGCACAAGAAATGGTTGACATTGGAAACCATGTTGGAAGAAACACAATAGGTGTTATAACTGATATGGATCAACCACTTGGATATGCAGTAGGAAATGCTTTAGAAATTAAAGAAGCAATTGATACATTAAAAGGAGAAGGTCCAGAGGATCTTACAGAACTTTGCTTAACTTTAGGTTCTCACATGGTGGTTTTAGGCGGAAAAGCTAAAGATGCTAAAGAAGCTAGAGCTATGCTTGAAGAAGTAATCAAAAATGGCAAAGGTATCGAAAAATTAAAAGAATTTGTTGCAGCACAAGGTGGAAATCCTAATTCTGTTGATGACACATCATTATTACCATCTGCAAGCATAGTAGAACCAGTACTTGCTACAGAAGATGGATATGTAAAAGCAATAAAAGCTGATGATGTTGGAATAGCAGCACTTGTTCTTGGAGCTGGTCGTGAAACTAAAGAAAGTGAAATTGATTTAGGTGTTGGATTAGTTCTTCACAAGAAAATAGGTGATTTCGTTAAAAAAGGCGAAGCTATCGCAACTATTTACGCAAATGATGAAGGTAAGCAAAAAGAATCAGAAAAAAGATTACGTGCAGCATACACTTTTGTTGGTGAAAAAGTAGAAACTAAAAAGCTAATAAGAGGAATTGTTACAAAAGACGGAATAGAAAAATTTTAA
- a CDS encoding YceG family protein, producing MSNNDKFKEPYTKIRTETQAFKASEEINEILHDEESGCYKPWQFIDYNIKKDTLKTTYDEIVLWGTQEAMIRPGWNVQNKEVTIPNIFSKVIGVHENVKQYKNDISTLIQQENTLFYKKFPMNRKKYPKDMNRVYKSLLDVRGRINKEKLMTSEHWKYSKLNPVLQNRMADKIIEFSDISSFWKYRNFSIKLRMSIINRILDFISTLIYDGGRSERIMRISIFTVLTNLNEDMLNLLQKFDYPMKVPKIIIYNNNNKRNLTFADAVTLMFMNSMGIDIVIYNPTGTSDIENYVKEENYDIHRLYETRNSLPFWRFFNW from the coding sequence ATGTCCAACAATGATAAATTTAAGGAACCATATACTAAAATAAGGACAGAAACTCAAGCCTTTAAAGCAAGTGAAGAGATTAATGAAATATTGCATGATGAGGAATCAGGATGCTATAAGCCTTGGCAGTTTATAGATTACAACATTAAAAAGGATACATTAAAAACAACTTATGATGAGATAGTATTGTGGGGAACACAAGAAGCTATGATAAGACCTGGTTGGAATGTTCAAAATAAAGAAGTTACAATACCTAATATTTTTTCAAAGGTTATAGGTGTTCATGAAAATGTAAAACAGTACAAAAATGATATAAGCACATTAATCCAACAGGAAAACACCTTATTTTATAAAAAGTTTCCAATGAATCGAAAAAAATATCCTAAAGATATGAATAGAGTGTATAAATCATTATTAGATGTAAGAGGAAGAATAAACAAAGAAAAACTTATGACCTCTGAACATTGGAAATATAGCAAGCTTAATCCTGTGCTTCAAAACAGAATGGCTGATAAAATAATAGAATTTTCAGATATATCATCATTTTGGAAGTATAGAAACTTTAGTATAAAACTAAGAATGTCTATAATAAATAGAATATTAGATTTTATTTCCACACTAATTTATGATGGTGGAAGAAGTGAGAGAATAATGAGAATATCAATATTCACTGTTTTAACAAATTTAAATGAAGACATGTTAAATTTACTTCAAAAATTTGATTATCCTATGAAAGTACCTAAAATAATAATATACAATAACAATAATAAAAGAAACTTAACCTTTGCAGATGCAGTAACACTTATGTTTATGAATTCTATGGGTATTGATATAGTTATATATAATCCAACAGGAACTAGTGATATTGAAAATTATGTTAAAGAAGAAAATTATGATATACACAGACTTTATGAAACTAGAAATAGTCTACCTTTTTGGAGATTTTTTAATTGGTAG
- the thiS gene encoding sulfur carrier protein ThiS has protein sequence MIVNGEKMDIQAGTTVEELLQKLNFNDNRVVVEVDLAIVSKDEYSIKKLDTNSKVEIIQFVGGG, from the coding sequence ATGATAGTAAATGGAGAAAAAATGGATATACAAGCAGGTACAACTGTTGAAGAACTTCTACAAAAGTTAAATTTTAATGATAATAGAGTTGTTGTAGAAGTGGATTTAGCCATAGTATCAAAAGATGAGTATTCTATTAAAAAGTTAGACACTAATTCCAAAGTTGAAATAATTCAGTTTGTTGGAGGAGGCTGA
- a CDS encoding purine-nucleoside phosphorylase, with amino-acid sequence MDLYSQIKEAAQYIKEKSKYTPEIGLILGSGLGAIGDKIEEAEYYPYSEIPHFPVSTVEGHAGRLVIGKLQGRVVVAMQGRFHFYEGYKMQEVTFPVRVMKLLGIEKLIVTNAAGAVNTSYKPGDLMLITDHINLMGANPLIGRNLSEFGVRFPDMSDPYNKELRNKVKEVAGSLGIKLQEGVYAAMSGPTYETPAEIRMIRTLGGDAAGMSTVPEVIIAAHSGIKTVGISCMTNMAAGILDQPLDHEEVIETSERVRETFIKLMNGVIKEI; translated from the coding sequence ATGGATTTATACAGCCAAATTAAAGAAGCAGCACAATATATAAAAGAAAAATCAAAATATACTCCAGAAATAGGACTTATATTAGGATCAGGACTTGGAGCTATAGGAGATAAAATTGAAGAAGCAGAATACTATCCATATAGCGAAATTCCTCATTTCCCAGTATCTACTGTAGAAGGTCACGCAGGACGTTTAGTTATAGGTAAATTACAAGGAAGAGTAGTTGTAGCTATGCAAGGACGTTTCCACTTCTATGAAGGATACAAAATGCAAGAAGTTACATTCCCAGTTAGAGTAATGAAACTTTTAGGAATAGAAAAACTTATAGTTACAAATGCAGCTGGAGCTGTTAACACAAGCTACAAACCAGGAGATTTAATGTTAATCACAGATCACATTAACTTAATGGGAGCAAATCCACTAATAGGAAGAAACCTAAGTGAATTTGGAGTACGTTTCCCAGATATGTCTGATCCATATAACAAAGAATTAAGAAACAAAGTTAAAGAAGTAGCAGGATCACTTGGAATTAAACTTCAAGAAGGTGTTTATGCAGCTATGAGCGGTCCAACTTACGAAACACCAGCAGAAATAAGAATGATTCGTACTTTAGGTGGAGATGCAGCAGGAATGTCAACTGTACCAGAAGTAATAATCGCAGCTCATTCTGGAATAAAAACAGTTGGAATATCATGCATGACAAACATGGCAGCGGGAATACTTGATCAACCACTTGACCATGAAGAAGTTATAGAAACATCTGAAAGAGTTAGAGAAACATTCATAAAACTTATGAATGGCGTAATAAAAGAAATCTAG
- a CDS encoding NupC/NupG family nucleoside CNT transporter, with translation MNRFVGLLGVAVILLIAYLLSNDKKKIDWKLVAISIGLQVVFALLILKFPPGRMAFEFVGNLINKLLDFTKEGSIFLFGDLANSQKFGVIFSFQILPTIVFFSAFMSILYHLGIMQAIISVLAKGIAKLLGTSGAETLSAVGNIFLGQTEAPLLIKPFIKGMTKSEIMTIMVGGMATVAGGVMAGYVAMGINASYLLAASIMAAPGGLMISKILYPQTEKTETGGDVKIDIEVQSSNVVDAASTGASEGLSLALNVGAMLLAFIALVALVNAIIAFFGGLFGMPQLSLGWILGRVFSPLAFVMGIPTQDILTAGNLFGTKVVLNEFVAYAEFAKIMNTLNPKTVMILTYALCGFANISSIGIQIGGIGGLAPEKRKDIASLGVKALVGGLLTTCLTGTIAGILM, from the coding sequence ATGAACAGATTCGTAGGATTACTAGGAGTAGCAGTAATACTATTGATAGCATATTTATTATCCAATGATAAGAAGAAAATTGATTGGAAATTAGTAGCTATCAGTATAGGATTACAGGTTGTATTTGCATTATTAATTTTAAAGTTCCCTCCAGGAAGAATGGCATTTGAATTTGTTGGAAATTTAATTAATAAATTATTAGACTTTACAAAAGAAGGATCTATATTCTTATTTGGTGATTTAGCTAATTCACAAAAATTTGGAGTAATATTCTCGTTCCAAATATTACCTACAATAGTATTCTTCTCAGCTTTTATGAGCATTTTATATCACTTAGGAATAATGCAAGCTATAATTTCAGTATTAGCTAAAGGTATAGCAAAATTATTAGGAACAAGTGGAGCAGAAACTCTATCAGCTGTAGGTAACATATTTTTAGGACAAACAGAAGCACCATTATTAATAAAACCTTTCATAAAAGGTATGACAAAGTCAGAAATAATGACTATCATGGTAGGAGGAATGGCTACAGTTGCTGGAGGAGTAATGGCAGGATATGTAGCTATGGGAATTAACGCTTCTTACTTACTTGCAGCAAGTATAATGGCTGCACCAGGTGGACTTATGATTTCAAAAATTTTATATCCTCAAACTGAAAAAACTGAAACAGGTGGAGATGTAAAAATTGATATCGAAGTTCAAAGCTCAAACGTTGTAGATGCAGCTTCAACTGGAGCTAGTGAAGGATTATCTCTTGCATTAAATGTTGGAGCAATGTTACTTGCATTTATAGCATTAGTTGCATTAGTTAACGCTATAATAGCTTTCTTTGGTGGATTATTCGGAATGCCACAATTAAGTCTTGGATGGATTCTTGGAAGAGTATTCTCACCATTAGCATTTGTAATGGGTATACCAACTCAAGACATATTAACTGCAGGAAACTTATTTGGAACTAAGGTTGTGTTAAACGAATTCGTAGCTTATGCTGAATTTGCAAAAATCATGAATACACTTAATCCAAAAACTGTAATGATATTAACTTATGCACTTTGCGGATTTGCAAACATAAGTTCAATAGGTATTCAAATCGGAGGTATCGGTGGTCTTGCTCCAGAAAAACGTAAAGATATAGCTAGTCTAGGAGTAAAAGCATTAGTTGGTGGACTTTTAACTACTTGTTTAACCGGTACTATTGCAGGAATACTAATGTAA
- a CDS encoding polysaccharide deacetylase family protein: MSSRIKKFTLCVVSLFVLSIILPCFSSLCFGTSSKNPLSESAPDKKKVYLTFDDGPTSKITPDILDVLKKHNVKATFFVVGKEINGCEDVLKRIHKEGHSIGLHTDSHSFKKIYSSDDAFVNEMLTVQKKVKDVTGYESHVIRFPGGSYKRLNKNLLEKLHKNNLKIYDWNVCIEDGVKANLPVKTFVKNAKKYYPNADRLIVLMHCNCNNQNTVKALPEIIAYYESLGFEFDIITENTKEYYYKIKTKK; encoded by the coding sequence ATGTCTAGTAGAATAAAAAAATTTACGCTTTGTGTAGTATCATTATTTGTGTTAAGTATAATTTTGCCTTGCTTTAGTTCTCTATGTTTTGGAACTTCAAGCAAAAATCCTTTAAGTGAATCTGCTCCAGATAAAAAAAAGGTATACTTAACCTTTGATGACGGACCAACATCTAAAATAACTCCTGATATTTTAGATGTACTAAAAAAGCACAACGTAAAAGCCACTTTTTTCGTGGTAGGAAAAGAAATTAATGGTTGTGAAGATGTATTAAAAAGAATTCACAAAGAAGGTCACTCTATAGGACTTCATACAGACTCTCATAGTTTTAAAAAAATCTATAGTAGCGACGATGCATTTGTTAATGAAATGCTAACTGTTCAAAAAAAGGTTAAAGATGTTACTGGATATGAAAGTCATGTTATAAGATTTCCCGGTGGAAGTTATAAACGTCTAAATAAAAATCTTTTAGAAAAACTTCATAAAAATAATCTTAAAATATACGATTGGAATGTTTGTATAGAAGACGGTGTAAAAGCAAACTTACCAGTAAAAACCTTTGTTAAAAATGCTAAAAAATATTACCCAAATGCTGATAGATTAATAGTTCTTATGCATTGTAACTGTAACAATCAAAATACTGTAAAAGCTCTTCCTGAAATTATCGCGTATTACGAAAGTTTAGGATTTGAATTTGATATTATAACAGAAAATACAAAAGAATATTACTACAAAATCAAAACAAAAAAATAA